The following coding sequences are from one Gossypium hirsutum isolate 1008001.06 chromosome A12, Gossypium_hirsutum_v2.1, whole genome shotgun sequence window:
- the LOC107934750 gene encoding peroxidase 11, with protein sequence MAHQPSLISLQWFSILLACISLFSWTIFAVSPDAPLTLDYYKSTCPTVFEIVRKEMECEVNSDPRNAALVLRLHFHDCFVQGCDGSVLLDDTISLQGEKKASANVNSLKGFEIIDRIKNKLESECPGTVSCADILTVAARDAVILVGGPYWDVPVGRKDSKTANYDLVRENIPTANEGLLSIIAKFLYQGLSVTDMVALAGAHTIGMARCENFRARIYGDFGATDSYLRNLKSICPAAISSSGENNVTAMDNVTPNLFDNSFYHTLLRGEGLLSSDQEMYSNVFGIETKKLLRKYADDPLAFFNQFSDSMVKLSNITNSDSIVNGEVRKICRFVNT encoded by the exons ATGGCGCATCAACCTTCCCTGATCAGTCTGCAATGGTTTTCAATCCTTCTGGCTTGTATTTCCTTGTTCAGTTGGACCATTTTTGCAGTTAGTCCAGACGCTCCATTGACATTGGATTACTACAAATCAACATGCCCCACTGTGTTTGAGATTGTGAGGAAAGAAATGGAGTGTGAAGTAAACTCTGATCCTCGAAATGCAGCTTTGGTTCTTCGGTTGCATTTCCATGACTGCTTTGTTCAG GGTTGTGATGGGTCAGTTTTGCTTGATGATACAATCAGTTTACAAGGAGAAAAGAAAGCTTCGGCAAATGTGAATTCTTTAAAAGGTTTCGAAATCATTGACAGGATTAAGAACAAGCTTGAATCTGAGTGTCCTGGGACTGTTTCCTGTGCTGATATCCTCACCGTTGCTGCTAGAGATGCAGTGATTCTG GTGGGTGGACCTTACTGGGATGTACCAGTGGGAAGAAAGGATTCAAAAACAGCCAACTATGATCTAGTTAGGGAAAACATTCCAACAGCAAATGAGGGTCTTCTCAGTATTATAGCTAAATTTCTTTATCAAGGTCTATCAGTGACTGATATGGTAGCTCTTGCTG GCGCTCACACCATTGGAATGGCACGGTGTGAGAACTTTCGAGCTAGAATTTATGGAGATTTTGGAGCAACAGATTCATATCTCAGAAACTTGAAATCCATCTGCCCTGCTGCAATTAGTAGCTCGGGAGAGAATAACGTAACAGCAATGGACAATGTTACGCCAAATCTTTTCGACAATTCATTTTACCATACACTGCTGAGAGGGGAAGGGTTACTAAGTTCAGACCAAGAAATGTATTCCAACGTTTTTGGAATCGAAACTAAGAAGCTGCTCCGAAAATATGCTGACGACCCCCTGGCTTTCTTCAATCAGTTCTCGGATTCAATGGTGAAGCTGAGCAACATTACGAATTCGGATAGCATTGTCAATGGTGAAGTCAGGAAGATTTGCAGATTTGTtaacacttaa
- the LOC107934736 gene encoding LAG1 longevity assurance homolog 3 isoform X2 translates to MLDINKTDNKNKVIKFKESAWKCIYFLSAEFLALYVTSKEPWFNNTRHFWVGPGDQVWPDQKIKLKLKGLYMYAAGFYTYSIFALIFWETRRSDFGVLMGHHFATVTLIVLSYIFRFGRVGSVVLAIHDASDVFLEIGKMSKYCGAEKLTSIAFIVFVLSWILLRLIYFPFWVLWSTSYEVVQALDKEKHPVVGPICHYLFNTLLFCLLVLHIYWWVLMYRMLVNQIQAGGKISEDVRSDSEDEHED, encoded by the exons ATGCTAGATATCAATAAAACAGACAACAAGAATAAGGTTATAAAATTTAAGGAGTCAGCTTGGAAATGCATTTACTTTCTCTCTGCAGAATTTCTGGCTCTCTATGTAACTTCTAAGGAGCCCTGGTTTAACAATACAAGACACTTTTGGGTAGGGCCAGGGGATCAGGTCTGGCCTGATCAAAAAATTAA ATTGAAATTAAAGGGACTTTATATGTATGCTGCTGGGTTTTATACATACTCTATATTTGCTTTAATTTTCTGGGAAACAAGGCGTTCTGACTTTGGAGTCTTAATGGGTCATCATTTTGCAACTGTCACCCTCATTGTGCTATCTTACATTTTTAG ATTTGGCCGTGTCGGTTCAGTTGTTTTAGCAATTCATGATGCTAGCGATGTATTTTTGGAGATAGGGAAGATGAGCAAATATTGTGGTGCTGAAAAACTCACTAGCATTGCATTCATAGTTTTTGTTTTGTCATGGATCTTACTGCGCCTCATATACTTCCCTTTCTGGGTCCTATGGAGTACAAG CTATGAAGTTGTCCAGGCATTGGACAAGGAAAAGCATCCAGTGGTTGGACCAATTTGTCATTATCTGTTCAACACACTTCTATTTTGCCTGCTTGTTCTTCATATTTATTGGTGGGTACTGATGTATCGAATGCTAGTCAACCAAATCCAAGCTGGAGGCAAAATTAGTGAAGATGTTAGATCTG ATTCTGAAGATGAACATGAAGATTGA
- the LOC107934736 gene encoding LAG1 longevity assurance homolog 3 isoform X1: MGLIQLIKSINWEEEDYPAQEDFIVLPFFFMFFPSVRFFLDRVLFERVGRQLIFGKGYQMLDINKTDNKNKVIKFKESAWKCIYFLSAEFLALYVTSKEPWFNNTRHFWVGPGDQVWPDQKIKLKLKGLYMYAAGFYTYSIFALIFWETRRSDFGVLMGHHFATVTLIVLSYIFRFGRVGSVVLAIHDASDVFLEIGKMSKYCGAEKLTSIAFIVFVLSWILLRLIYFPFWVLWSTSYEVVQALDKEKHPVVGPICHYLFNTLLFCLLVLHIYWWVLMYRMLVNQIQAGGKISEDVRSDSEDEHED, encoded by the exons ATGGGTTTGATTCAGCTTATCAAATCAATTAATTGGGAAGAAGAAGATTATCCTGCTCAAGAAGATTTCATTGtccttcctttcttttttatgtttttcccCTCTGTTCGGTTCTTTCTCGATAGGGTTCTGTTTGAG AGAGTTGGAAGGCAGTTGATTTTTGGAAAGGGATATCAGATGCTAGATATCAATAAAACAGACAACAAGAATAAGGTTATAAAATTTAAGGAGTCAGCTTGGAAATGCATTTACTTTCTCTCTGCAGAATTTCTGGCTCTCTATGTAACTTCTAAGGAGCCCTGGTTTAACAATACAAGACACTTTTGGGTAGGGCCAGGGGATCAGGTCTGGCCTGATCAAAAAATTAA ATTGAAATTAAAGGGACTTTATATGTATGCTGCTGGGTTTTATACATACTCTATATTTGCTTTAATTTTCTGGGAAACAAGGCGTTCTGACTTTGGAGTCTTAATGGGTCATCATTTTGCAACTGTCACCCTCATTGTGCTATCTTACATTTTTAG ATTTGGCCGTGTCGGTTCAGTTGTTTTAGCAATTCATGATGCTAGCGATGTATTTTTGGAGATAGGGAAGATGAGCAAATATTGTGGTGCTGAAAAACTCACTAGCATTGCATTCATAGTTTTTGTTTTGTCATGGATCTTACTGCGCCTCATATACTTCCCTTTCTGGGTCCTATGGAGTACAAG CTATGAAGTTGTCCAGGCATTGGACAAGGAAAAGCATCCAGTGGTTGGACCAATTTGTCATTATCTGTTCAACACACTTCTATTTTGCCTGCTTGTTCTTCATATTTATTGGTGGGTACTGATGTATCGAATGCTAGTCAACCAAATCCAAGCTGGAGGCAAAATTAGTGAAGATGTTAGATCTG ATTCTGAAGATGAACATGAAGATTGA